In a single window of the Nicotiana tomentosiformis chromosome 8, ASM39032v3, whole genome shotgun sequence genome:
- the LOC104093545 gene encoding uncharacterized protein, producing the protein MVGDGGRPKIVPVMPPVDLAEDPIIEEQGKVPVAEPAPVDFTSVPGFQEVMGHMLQFMDTMTQASLFPADPATSQAGEGALHRLMGRQSEKVKSDRRMRLNASIDVMRFLLRDGFPFRGHDESKDFEYKGIFLELLEFHGDKYPDVGKVILRHAPKNDIMICPTIQKEIVDACAKETSKDIIKDLDGDYFGILVDESKGISHKEQMALVLRYVNKNGEVIERFLGIVHVKDIYAQSLKDEIYSLLLDNSLSSSKIRGHGYDEASNMQGKINDVNTLILQDAPSAYYIH; encoded by the exons ATGGTAGGGGATGGAGGACGTCCCAAgattgttccagttatgccaccagtggatctagcagaggatcccattattgaggaacagggtaaGGTGcccgtggcagagccagctccggtggatttcacgtctgtaccaggattccaggaggtcatgggccatatgctgcagttcatggacactatgactcaggccagtttatttccggcagacccagccacatctcaggcgggcgaggGAGCACtgcacaggctcatgggcag ACAAAGCGAGAAAGTAAAAAGTGATCGTCGAATGCGCTTAAATGCCTCAATTGATGTAATGAGGTTTCTCTTAAGAGATGGATTTCCATTTCGTGGTCATGATGAGAGTAAAGATTTCGAATACAAAGGTATTTTTCTTGAACTTTTGGAATTTCATGGAGATAAGTATCCGGATGTGGGAAAAGTGATATTACGTCATGCTCCAAAAAATGATATAATGATTTGTCCAACCATTCAAAAGGAGATTGTGGATGCTTGTGCTAAAGAAACCTCTAAAGATATTATCAAAGATTTAGATGGTGATTATTTTGGAATATTGGTTGATGAATCAAAGGGTATCTCACATAAGGAGCAAATGGCCCTAGTTCTACGATATGTTAACAAAAATGGGGAGGTGATAGAGAGATTTTTGGGCATTGTCCATGTAAAAGATATATATGCACAATCATTGAAGGATGAAATTTATTCTTTACTTTTGGATAATTCATTAAGTTCATCCAAGATACGTGGACATGGTTATGATGAAGCAAGTAATATGCAGGGAAAAATAAATGACGTAAATACTTTAATTTTGCAAGATGCTCCTTCTGCATATTATATTCACTAA
- the LOC138897161 gene encoding uncharacterized protein, whose translation MRLALLGKNKLGFVEGTCVKSLYRGELADLWEQCNAVVLSWIGRCVSQQQLPSIVYASNAAKVWAEFKERFGKSNLTRFYHLWTQIGTLIKQRLVQFLVGLNETYAHVRCQILFKPPVLLVNEAYALVIQEESQRALGVMDMNKEPLTMLAGRGQMMKGKRIVGYPPNFKSKRKPMQDKGAGGFKTYANNTTVEGNNSVEGHSSTESQSQGHYFTEEEYKQLIDLLNKSSVGDCKVNMAGASHHITSCKEKLVDINKLGGQESRKLQGLYSGKVMGIGRETDGLYILRKAIKPVAATTVIKGNYNTKLWHSRLGHPSVKAMQHIPILKGLADEHAQQEYQIYSMAKQHRTTFPDSTSKADLLRLDNGTEFFNSKCSALFSDLGIIHQSSCPYTPQQNGTVERKHRHILEVARALRIQSSVPIRFWGECIRNAVYLINKLPTAVLKSKSPYEYFMEKHQNWNT comes from the exons ATGCGTTTGGCTTTATTGGGAAAGAACAAGCTAGGTTTTGTAGAAGGAACATGTGTGAAGAGCTTATACAGAGGAGAATTAGCAGATCTATGGGAGCAATGTAATGCTGTAGTTCTCTCGTGGATTGGGAGATGTGTGTCGCAGCAGCAGTTGCCGAGCATCGTCTATGCATCAAATGCAGCGAAGGTCTGGGCTGAGTTCAAGGAAAGGTTTGGAAAATCTAATTTGACTAGATTCTATCACCTATGGACTCAAATTGGAACCCTAATCAAG CAACGTCTGGTACAATTTTTAGTAGGATTAAATGAGACTTATGCTCATGTTCGCTGTCAAATTTTGTTTAAACCCCCTGTGTTATTAGTAAATGAAGCATATGCCTTAGTGATACAAGAAGAAAGCCAAAGGGCTCTTGGTGTAATGGACATGAATAAGGAGCCACTGACCATGTTAGCTGGCAGGGGACAAATGATGAAAGGCAAAAG AATTGTGGGATATCCACCTAATTTCAAAAGCAAAAGAAAGCCAATGCAGGACAAGGGTGCTGGTGGCTTCAAGACCTATGCTAATAATACAACAGTTGAAGGAAATAATTCTGTTGAAGGACATAGTTCTACTGAGAGCCAGTCTCAAGGCCATTATTTTACAGAGGAGGAGTATAAGCAGCTTATAGACTTGCTGAACAAATCCTCAGTTGGTGATTGCAAAGTCAACATGGCAG GAGCCTCTCATCATATCACATCCTGCAAGGAGAAACTAGTTGATATCAATAAGCTAGGAGGTCAGGAAAGTAGAAAACTACAG GGTCTTTATAGTGGCAAGGTGATGGGGATTGGTAGAGAAACAGATGGTCTTTATATCCTTAGAAAAGCAATAAAACCAGTAGCAGCAACAACAGTGATAAAAGGAAACTATAACACAAAATTATGGCATTCAAGGTTAGGACATCCCTCAGTGAAAGCAATGCAGCACATTCCCATTTTGAAAGGTTTAGCAGATGAGCATGCTCAACAggagtatcaaatatattcaatGGCAAAGCAACACAGGACAACATTCCCAGACAGCACAAGTAAAGCAGACT TACTGAGATTGGACAATGGCACAGAATTCTTCAATTCTAAATGCAGTGCTTTATTTTCTGATCTTGGAATAATTCATCAAAGTAGTTGCCCAtacactccacaacaaaatggtacTGTAGAAAGGAAACATAGACATATCTTGGAGGTTGCAAGAGCCTTAAGAATTCAGAGTTCAGTTCCAATTAGATTTTGGGGAGAGTGTATTAGAAATGCAGTTTACCTAATTAATAAGCTCCCAACTGCAGTCCTCAAAAGCAAGTCACCTTATGAATACTTCATGGAAAAGCACCAAAACTGGAACACTTGA